ATCGAGCATTTGCACCCTACCTCCCCCCAGGGTTGGTAGGATGCTACTACAAAAAACAAGGAAATCCGTAGCGGTTGTGGCGCGCGAAGCGGCCTAGCTGCATGAGATTCCCATCTACGATGGATGCCGTACTCCGCGACAGGCGCCTTGCGCGCTCCGACGAGAGGAACTGTCGCCGCGGCCATGGAGAAAATCGCTGTGCGAGATGCATGCAATGAGTGAGTCGTCGAAGGGCAACGAGCGGCGCTGTGTGCTGGTGGTCGACGATGCACCGGAAAACATCGAAATCCTGGCCGGTATCCTGCGAGGCGAATACAAGGTGCGGGTTGCCAACTCCGGCGAGCGGGCGCTGCAGATCATGCAGTCGAACGCGCCGCCGGATCTTGTACTGCTGGACGTGATGATGCCCGTGATGGACGGCTACGAGGTCATACGGCGCGCCAAGTCCGATCCGCGCTCACGCGACATCCCGATCCTGATAGTCAGCGCGGCTGCCGAGCCGGCCAACGAGGAGACCGCCCTTGCGCTGGGCGCGATCGACTTCCTTGCCAAGCCCGTCATCGCGGCGGTGGTCAGGGCGAGGGTCAAGGCCCACCTTGCGCTCAGCGACCGGACGCGCATGCTGCGCGAGCTGTCGGACAAGCTGTCCCATTACCTGTCACCGCAAATCTACCAGCTCATATTCCAGGGCGAGCAGGATGTCACGGTGCCGCCCAAGCGTCGTGAGCTGACGATCTTCTTCTCGGACCTGAAGGACTTCACGCAGACCACCGAGGATCTGCAGCCCGAGGACATGACCTACCTGCTCAATTCCTACCTCGACGAGATGTCGTCCATCGCGCTCGAGTACGGCGCGACCATCGACAAGTTCATCGGCGACGCGATGCTGATCTTCTTTGGCGACCCCGAGAGCCAGGGCGTCAAGGAAGACGCGCTGCGCTGTGTGCGCATGGCCATGTCCATGCAAAGACGCATGGCGGATTTGCAGGCGCGCTGGCGGGATCGCGGCTACGAAAATCCGTTGCGCATGCGCGTCGGCATCAACACCGGCTTTTGCCACGTGGGTAACTTTGGCAGCACGCGGCGCATGGACTACACCGTGATCGGCGCCGAAGTGAACCTCGCGTCACGCCTCGAGCAGGCTTGCGAACCGGACGGCATCCTGTTGTCGTTTGAAACCTTTGCGCTGGTGCAGGACGAAATTCGCGCCGTCGAACAGCCCCTGGTGGCGCTCAAGGGTATTCATCGCGAGGTACGGAGTTTTGCCGTCAGCGGCATCCTGGACGGCGTGGACCACGAACGACGCTACGTGCACAAGAGCCGCCCCGGGTTGCGCGCCGTGCTCGACCTGGATCTTGCGGGGCCCTGGCGCGGGTCGTAGTAGACGATGGACGAACAGGAGGACATGAACGCGCGCGTGAGATACATCGCGGAAGGGCAGCACTTTGCGCGCCATCTCGGCATTGAAGTGCTTGCGATGGACATCGATCACGTGGTGTTGCGTCTGCCGTGGGGCTGCGTCGCTGGTCGACCTGGCAGCGACCTGCGCATGTTGGTCCAACCCGGTGGTGACCGACAGCGCGCGTGGCGCCACGGTGGGTTTCACCATCAACTATCTCAAGCTGGTGGTGGGGTCGAGCCTGACCGCCAGCGGCCGTGTGCGCCGACGCGGCGGCATCCTGTGTGTGGCCGAGGTCAGCGTCGTCAACGAAGCGGGCGAGGAGGTTGCCATCGCCACCATCAATTACAAGCTCGAGCCGCGCGGCGGGCGTTGATCAGCGTCGCGCCGCGAACACCGGAAAGTATAGTGCACGGGCCACGGCGGTGATCCAGCGCACCAGCTCCGAGAACACGGTCGGTTGGCGAGACTCGTCGCCAAGCTCGCTCTGTTCGCCCAACAGGGCCAGCGGCGCGGTGCGCGCATAGAGGGCCGCGCAGCCTATGTAGTGGCCCTGCTGCGCGAGATGAATGCGGTTGACCGTCTCCAGCATGCGCTGGAACAACGCTTCGTTCATGGTCCATACGAAGCGACCATCCACTCGGGCAAGCTGCAGATCGTTCATCCCTTCCCACAGCAGCGCGTCGACGCGGCTGGTGCAGGCACTGGCAAAACTCACGAAGGCGATGAGGCTGCCGCCGCCGATGCGAAAAATGAGTTCGCGGGTGGCGGCCCACAGTTCGTCGATGGTGGCGCGGTCGACGTGGGCGCCGGTCAATTCGCGGTAGGCGCTCGGCAATCGCCACAGGAGATTCCAGCACAGCGTGATGGCGGTGGTGGTGCCGCCCATGACCAGGGTCGGCGCGTTGGCGCCCACCGGGCTGTCTCCGTCGTCGCGGTGGGGCAGCAAGGTGCGCAGCGAAACGAACTGCTCGGCGTCCAGGGAATATTTGAGCGGGCATCCCATACCCTGCGACCGCAGCTCCTTGGCCCACGCGCTGGTCGCCGCATTGAGCAGTTCATTCATCACGCGCATCGGTGCCAGGATGGAAAGCGCGAACAGGTCGTTGCCGGCGCGCGCGCGCAGCTCGGGGTCGCGGCGCGCCATGTCGAGGTCGCGACGTTGTCCTTCGAGCTCGAAACTCATGCCGAGGCCTTGCGGATCGTCGGCGATCAGGCGCGCGACATGCGGCCAGAACGCCTCGATGTAGTCCACGCTCGTATGACTCGCGACCACCGGTGGCGGAATCGGCGGTTCGTTGTGGGAATGGCGCAGACGCGTGAACATGGCGTTCACCGCGTCGAGGATGAGTGCGACTTCATGGGCGCTGGCGGAGGGCGGGTTGGACATGCTTTTCGGCTCGGTTG
The window above is part of the Pseudomonadota bacterium genome. Proteins encoded here:
- a CDS encoding response regulator, coding for MSESSKGNERRCVLVVDDAPENIEILAGILRGEYKVRVANSGERALQIMQSNAPPDLVLLDVMMPVMDGYEVIRRAKSDPRSRDIPILIVSAAAEPANEETALALGAIDFLAKPVIAAVVRARVKAHLALSDRTRMLRELSDKLSHYLSPQIYQLIFQGEQDVTVPPKRRELTIFFSDLKDFTQTTEDLQPEDMTYLLNSYLDEMSSIALEYGATIDKFIGDAMLIFFGDPESQGVKEDALRCVRMAMSMQRRMADLQARWRDRGYENPLRMRVGINTGFCHVGNFGSTRRMDYTVIGAEVNLASRLEQACEPDGILLSFETFALVQDEIRAVEQPLVALKGIHREVRSFAVSGILDGVDHERRYVHKSRPGLRAVLDLDLAGPWRGS
- a CDS encoding PaaI family thioesterase, which translates into the protein MRWTSITWCCVCRGAASLVDLAATCACWSNPVVTDSARGATVGFTINYLKLVVGSSLTASGRVRRRGGILCVAEVSVVNEAGEEVAIATINYKLEPRGGR